One window of Streptococcus troglodytae genomic DNA carries:
- the accB gene encoding acetyl-CoA carboxylase biotin carboxyl carrier protein yields MNISEIKDLMVQFDTSSLREFSYKSGTDELSFSKNKQSSVSSVQTVPVSTSDSVPNVVSVDAEAAPAISKNEESTAATPVAETAEGEIVESPLVGVAYLASAPDKPAFISVGDSVKKGQTLLIIEAMKVMNEVPAPKDGVVTEILVDNEEVVEFGKGLVRIK; encoded by the coding sequence TTGAATATTTCAGAAATTAAAGATTTGATGGTACAATTTGATACGTCAAGTCTGAGAGAATTTTCTTATAAAAGTGGGACAGATGAATTGTCTTTTTCAAAAAATAAGCAGAGCTCTGTCAGTTCAGTCCAAACAGTCCCCGTTTCTACTTCCGATTCAGTTCCGAACGTTGTATCAGTAGACGCTGAAGCGGCACCAGCTATCTCTAAAAATGAAGAAAGCACAGCAGCAACTCCAGTAGCTGAAACAGCTGAAGGGGAAATCGTTGAAAGTCCGCTTGTTGGTGTAGCTTATTTAGCTTCAGCTCCTGATAAGCCAGCTTTTATTTCAGTTGGCGACAGTGTTAAAAAAGGACAAACCTTACTTATCATTGAAGCTATGAAGGTTATGAATGAAGTCCCAGCACCAAAAGATGGCGTTGTCACTGAGATCTTAGTGGACAATGAAGAAGTCGTTGAATTTGGAAAGGGATTGGTACGTATCAAATGA
- a CDS encoding acetyl-CoA carboxylase carboxyl transferase subunit alpha yields MSDVSRILKEARSQSRLTTLDYAEQIFDDFMELHGDRHFADDAAIVGGIGLLNGQAVTVIGVQKGKNLQDNLNRNFGQPNPEGYRKALRLMKQAEKFKRPVVTFINTAGAYPGIGAEERGQGEAIARNLLEMSDLKVPIIAIIIGEGGSGGALALAVADKVWMLEHTMYAVLSPEGFASILWKDGSRSIEAAELMKITAGELFKMEVVDKVIPEHGYFSSEIIQMIKTNLIEELKDLDQLPLTNLLEKRYQRFRKY; encoded by the coding sequence ATGAGTGACGTATCAAGAATACTCAAAGAAGCTCGCAGTCAATCGCGCTTGACAACTTTGGATTATGCAGAGCAAATTTTTGATGACTTTATGGAACTACATGGAGATCGTCATTTTGCAGATGATGCTGCTATTGTTGGAGGCATTGGCCTTTTGAATGGTCAAGCAGTAACCGTCATTGGCGTTCAAAAAGGAAAGAATTTGCAGGATAATCTTAATCGCAATTTTGGCCAGCCCAATCCAGAAGGTTATCGGAAAGCTTTGCGTCTGATGAAACAAGCGGAAAAATTTAAAAGACCGGTTGTCACTTTTATCAACACAGCAGGAGCTTATCCAGGTATTGGAGCTGAAGAACGCGGTCAAGGTGAAGCGATTGCTAGAAATTTGCTAGAAATGAGTGACCTTAAAGTTCCGATTATTGCTATTATCATTGGTGAAGGAGGCTCAGGTGGAGCGCTAGCTTTAGCGGTTGCTGATAAGGTTTGGATGCTTGAGCATACGATGTATGCGGTACTTAGTCCGGAAGGTTTTGCTTCTATTCTTTGGAAAGACGGCAGCCGCTCAATTGAAGCCGCTGAACTAATGAAAATTACAGCTGGTGAATTGTTCAAAATGGAGGTTGTTGACAAGGTAATTCCTGAACATGGCTATTTTTCAAGTGAGATTATTCAAATGATCAAGACCAATTTAATTGAAGAATTAAAGGATCTGGATCAATTGCCTTTGACCAATTTACTTGAAAAACGTTACCAACGTTTTAGAAAGTATTAA
- the accC gene encoding acetyl-CoA carboxylase biotin carboxylase subunit: MFKKILIANRGEIAVRIIRAARELGIVTVAVYSEADKESLHTLLADEAVCIGPAKSTDSYLDMNAILSAAIVTGAEAIHPGFGFLSENSKFATMCEEMRIKFIGPSASVMDKMGDKINARSEMLKAKVPVIPGSDGEVFTAQEALKIAQDIGYPVMLKASAGGGGKGIRKVDKKEDLTAAFESASQEALSAFGNGAMYLEKVIYPARHIEVQILGDSFGNIIHLGERDCSLQRNNQKVLEESPSVAIGKTLRGKMGDAAVRAAKAVAYENAGTIEFLLDEASGQFYFMEMNTRVQVEHPVTEFVTGVDIVKEQIKIAAGQELTYQQKDIVISGHAIECRINAENPKFNFAPSPGKVEDLFLPSGGVGLRVDSAMYNNYTIPPYYDSMIAKIIVHGENRFDALMKMQRALYEFEVNGVVTNAEFQLDLISNPNVIAGDYDTSFLMETFLPAYANDKE, encoded by the coding sequence ATGTTTAAGAAAATTTTGATTGCCAATCGTGGTGAAATCGCTGTGCGTATTATTCGAGCAGCCAGAGAATTAGGAATTGTGACTGTTGCAGTTTATTCAGAAGCAGATAAAGAATCGCTTCATACTCTCTTAGCGGATGAGGCCGTGTGCATTGGACCTGCCAAGTCAACGGATTCTTATCTCGATATGAATGCTATTTTATCAGCAGCTATTGTAACTGGGGCTGAAGCTATTCATCCAGGTTTTGGTTTTTTAAGTGAAAATTCTAAATTTGCAACTATGTGTGAAGAGATGCGTATTAAGTTTATTGGCCCATCTGCATCTGTTATGGACAAAATGGGTGATAAAATTAATGCACGTTCTGAAATGCTTAAAGCCAAGGTTCCTGTTATTCCTGGGTCAGATGGGGAAGTTTTTACTGCCCAAGAAGCATTAAAAATCGCCCAAGATATTGGCTATCCCGTTATGCTGAAAGCTTCTGCTGGTGGTGGTGGAAAAGGCATCCGTAAGGTTGATAAAAAAGAAGATCTGACAGCAGCATTTGAGTCAGCCTCTCAAGAGGCCCTATCAGCTTTTGGCAATGGCGCTATGTATTTGGAAAAAGTCATTTATCCCGCTCGCCACATAGAAGTTCAAATACTGGGGGACTCTTTTGGCAATATTATTCACCTTGGTGAACGTGATTGTTCACTGCAACGTAATAATCAAAAGGTCTTAGAAGAAAGCCCTTCTGTAGCTATTGGAAAAACACTTCGTGGTAAAATGGGTGATGCGGCAGTTCGCGCCGCTAAAGCAGTTGCTTATGAAAATGCCGGAACAATTGAATTCCTATTAGATGAGGCTTCAGGACAATTTTATTTCATGGAAATGAATACACGTGTTCAAGTAGAGCATCCTGTGACAGAATTTGTGACTGGTGTTGATATCGTTAAAGAACAGATTAAAATTGCTGCTGGTCAAGAATTGACCTATCAACAAAAAGATATTGTTATTTCAGGTCATGCTATTGAATGTCGGATTAATGCGGAAAATCCTAAATTTAATTTCGCACCTAGCCCGGGTAAAGTTGAAGATCTGTTTTTACCAAGTGGTGGCGTTGGTTTGCGTGTCGATAGTGCTATGTACAATAACTATACCATTCCACCTTATTATGACAGTATGATTGCCAAAATCATTGTTCATGGGGAAAATCGCTTTGATGCTTTGATGAAAATGCAGCGTGCTTTGTATGAATTTGAAGTAAATGGCGTGGTTACGAATGCAGAATTTCAGTTGGATTTAATTTCTAATCCAAATGTTATTGCTGGTGATTATGATACTTCTTTTTTGATGGAAACTTTTTTACCCGCTTATGCAAATGATAAAGAATAG
- the fabG gene encoding 3-oxoacyl-[acyl-carrier-protein] reductase has product MTGSTRGIGLAIAHKFAQAGANIVLNGRSEISQDLVAEFKDYDVKVAKISGDVSHFEDAKRMVDEATEALGSIDILVNNAGITNDKLMLKMTEEDFERVLKINLTGSFNMTKAVLKPMTKARQGAIINMSSVVGLTGNVGQANYAASKAGLIGFTKAVAREVAARNVRVNAIAPGFIESEMTERIPDKMKDAMLNQIPMKAFGKTENVAEVAMFLAQQDYLTGQVIAIDGGMTMQ; this is encoded by the coding sequence ATCACAGGTTCAACTCGTGGTATTGGTCTAGCTATTGCTCATAAATTTGCTCAGGCAGGAGCTAATATTGTATTAAATGGTCGCTCAGAAATTTCTCAGGACCTAGTAGCTGAATTTAAAGATTATGATGTCAAAGTCGCGAAAATTTCAGGTGATGTCTCTCATTTTGAAGATGCTAAACGTATGGTTGATGAAGCTACTGAAGCATTGGGGAGTATTGATATCTTGGTTAATAATGCTGGAATTACTAATGATAAGCTGATGTTGAAAATGACAGAAGAGGACTTTGAAAGGGTTCTTAAGATCAATTTGACAGGTAGTTTTAACATGACTAAAGCCGTTTTGAAACCAATGACCAAAGCTCGTCAAGGTGCTATCATTAATATGTCTAGCGTTGTCGGACTTACTGGAAACGTTGGTCAGGCTAATTACGCAGCTTCTAAGGCTGGTTTGATTGGCTTTACCAAGGCAGTTGCTCGTGAAGTCGCGGCTAGAAATGTACGTGTTAACGCTATTGCACCAGGTTTTATCGAATCTGAGATGACTGAACGTATTCCAGATAAGATGAAAGACGCTATGTTAAATCAAATTCCAATGAAAGCATTTGGAAAGACTGAAAATGTTGCTGAAGTTGCTATGTTTTTAGCCCAACAAGATTATCTGACAGGTCAAGTTATTGCTATTGATGGCGGCATGACCATGCAATAA
- the fabF gene encoding beta-ketoacyl-ACP synthase II, which translates to MTLKRVVVTGYGVTSPIGHTPEDFWNSLHDGKIGIKPITKFDASEIPVFNAGEIQDFPFDKYFVKKDKNRMDTYSLYAIYAAMEALENAALDMAQEIRDRVGVIVSSGIGGLQELEDQIIRMHERGMKRIKPMFIPKALSNMGAGNIALKIGAQGVCKSITTACASANDAIGEAFREIKYGFHDVILAGGSEASITKIGIGGFNALTALSTTEDPARSAIPFDKERNGFVMGEGAAVLILESLEHAQKRGATILAEVVGYGSNCDAYHMTTPTPDGSGAAKAIKLAINEAGISPEEVNYVNAHGTSTQANEKGESKAIVAVLGKDVPVSSTKSFTGHLLGAAGGVEAIATIEAIRHHFVPMTAGTKELSEDIEANVVYGQGQEADIKYAISNTFGFGGHNAVLAFKRWED; encoded by the coding sequence ATGACATTAAAAAGAGTTGTAGTGACAGGTTATGGTGTAACATCGCCAATCGGACATACACCAGAAGATTTTTGGAATAGTCTTCATGATGGTAAAATCGGTATTAAACCAATTACTAAGTTTGATGCTTCAGAAATTCCTGTTTTCAATGCAGGTGAAATTCAAGATTTTCCATTTGATAAATACTTTGTTAAAAAAGATAAAAATCGTATGGATACTTACTCTCTTTATGCCATTTATGCAGCCATGGAAGCTCTTGAAAATGCTGCACTTGACATGGCGCAAGAAATTCGTGATCGTGTTGGTGTTATTGTATCCTCAGGTATTGGTGGTTTACAAGAATTAGAAGATCAAATCATTCGTATGCATGAGCGTGGCATGAAGCGTATTAAACCAATGTTTATTCCTAAAGCTCTGTCTAACATGGGAGCTGGAAATATTGCCCTCAAGATTGGCGCACAAGGAGTCTGCAAATCTATCACTACAGCTTGTGCCTCAGCTAATGATGCTATCGGTGAAGCTTTCCGTGAAATTAAATACGGTTTTCATGATGTGATTCTTGCAGGTGGTTCAGAAGCATCCATTACTAAGATTGGTATTGGTGGTTTCAACGCTTTGACTGCTCTTTCTACAACAGAAGATCCAGCGCGTTCAGCTATTCCATTTGATAAAGAACGCAATGGTTTTGTCATGGGTGAAGGTGCTGCCGTTCTTATTTTGGAGAGTCTTGAACATGCTCAAAAACGTGGGGCTACGATTTTGGCAGAGGTTGTTGGTTATGGAAGTAATTGTGATGCCTACCATATGACAACACCGACTCCTGATGGTTCGGGTGCTGCCAAGGCTATAAAATTAGCGATTAATGAAGCAGGTATCTCACCAGAGGAAGTCAATTATGTCAATGCTCACGGTACATCAACGCAGGCCAATGAAAAAGGAGAAAGCAAGGCAATCGTTGCTGTTTTAGGTAAGGATGTACCTGTCTCTTCTACAAAATCATTCACAGGTCATCTTCTTGGTGCTGCCGGTGGTGTTGAAGCTATTGCCACTATTGAAGCAATCCGTCATCATTTTGTACCTATGACAGCTGGTACTAAAGAACTTTCAGAAGATATTGAAGCGAATGTTGTGTATGGTCAAGGTCAAGAAGCAGATATTAAGTATGCTATTTCAAATACTTTTGGATTTGGCGGACATAATGCTGTTCTTGCCTTTAAGCGTTGGGAGGATTAA
- the accD gene encoding acetyl-CoA carboxylase, carboxyltransferase subunit beta produces the protein MALFERKNKYIRINPQYSMKKTKERETPEVPDELFAKCPACKHMIYQKDLGPEKICPKCSYNFRISAKERLAIIVDEDSFQEMFTGIESKDPLNFPDYKEKLAAAQAKTGLDEAVVTGTAEFTGQRAALAIMDSNFIMASMGTVVGEKITRLFEYDKKEQLPVVIFTASGGARMQEGIMSLMQMAKISAAVKRHSNVGLFYLTVLTDPTTGGVTASFAMEGDIILAEPQTLIGFAGRRVIETTVRETLPEGFQKAEFLLEHGFVDAIVKRTELKKTIAKLLAFHGGSK, from the coding sequence ATGGCTTTATTTGAAAGAAAAAACAAGTATATTCGCATAAATCCCCAATACTCGATGAAAAAGACAAAGGAGCGGGAGACTCCTGAAGTTCCGGATGAATTATTTGCTAAATGTCCTGCTTGTAAGCATATGATTTATCAAAAGGATTTAGGACCAGAAAAAATTTGTCCTAAATGTTCCTATAATTTTCGGATTTCAGCCAAGGAACGACTTGCCATTATAGTTGATGAAGACTCTTTCCAAGAGATGTTCACAGGTATTGAGAGTAAGGATCCACTCAATTTTCCTGATTATAAGGAAAAGTTAGCAGCAGCACAAGCTAAAACAGGTCTTGATGAGGCTGTTGTGACAGGAACTGCTGAGTTTACAGGACAAAGGGCAGCACTGGCTATTATGGATTCTAATTTTATTATGGCTTCAATGGGGACTGTTGTTGGTGAAAAAATAACACGCCTTTTTGAATATGACAAAAAAGAGCAGCTACCCGTTGTTATTTTTACAGCATCAGGAGGCGCTCGTATGCAAGAAGGTATTATGAGTCTGATGCAGATGGCTAAAATTTCTGCTGCTGTAAAGCGGCATTCCAATGTTGGTCTCTTTTATCTAACAGTATTAACCGACCCTACAACGGGCGGTGTTACGGCTAGTTTTGCTATGGAGGGGGATATTATTTTAGCAGAACCTCAGACCTTGATTGGTTTCGCTGGACGCCGTGTCATTGAAACGACTGTTCGTGAAACCTTGCCTGAAGGCTTTCAAAAGGCAGAATTTCTTTTGGAACATGGTTTTGTTGATGCCATTGTTAAAAGAACAGAATTAAAGAAAACAATTGCTAAGCTGCTCGCATTTCATGGAGGTAGCAAATGA
- a CDS encoding DEAD/DEAH box helicase — MSKLIPGRVRNEGIHFYEKDLVSILEEKDNSLLVQVADYKIQFSLEDDLVSCPCSMFQKRGYCSHLAAVEHYLKNHPKGKNLADNLLADEQKFEERKEKTSFGSLFLDGLNMNEDDDVKYRLSAQGSQSPFSSDFWWTLKINRLPDERSYVIRDIKAFLLLVKKESYYQIGKNYYEPLSLLQFDTASQELIEFLWRILPDSNQVDTDFIMPNHARNLTFTSGFLEEGVTLLNQLYDFSFEGEHQDYHTINFAELDSSNQFYHFKIVVHRQSIELIIKEKTATFFFDNHYLLYHNTFYHLNNKQRKLVTAIRSLPLEKDLAKHIYFDFEDQAKLAASLLDFKTLGEVEAPASFDIRDFDVVFTFSLLANREILLELTFDYGQIKVSNTKEREALPFTSNFKKEKKITNLLKQYGFSQGFRSYHPPLLDEELYNFFTKTLSHFERFGKVLLSPSIEALRYLEKPQIDIKTNQGLLDISFDFSTIFENDIDNALTALFENHSYFVSQSGKLIIFDEETQKVSQALQNLRTQKPHHGHLQINKFAAYQVSETLQNMDNVYFSEDFSQLVKDLRHPEDFSLPEFEVNANLRDYQLRGIKWMSMLDKYGFGGILADDMGLGKTLQTLSFLTSRLDKDSKVLILSPSSLIYNWQDECQKFTPQLDVAVSYGLKAVRDEIIAENHQITITSYASFRQDFNLYNQLNFDYLILDEAQVMKNTQTKIAQSLRAFDVKNCFALSGTPIENKLLEIWSIFQIVLPGLLPTKKEFLKMDPQSVARYISPFIMRRRKEDVLPELPDLIEINYHNELIDSQKAIYLAQLRQMQDSIRHSSDSEINRQKIEILSGITRLRQICDTPKLFMNYDDDSGKLASLRELLLQIKENGHRALIFSQFRDMLDLAETEIEALGLTSYKMTGSTPANERQEMTHAFNNGSKDTFLISLKAGGVGLNLTGADTVVLIDLWWNPAIEMQAISRAHRIGQKENVEVYRMITRGTIEEKILELQESKKNLVTTVLDGNESRASMSIEEIKEILGISS, encoded by the coding sequence ATGAGCAAATTGATTCCGGGGCGTGTCCGCAATGAGGGCATCCACTTTTATGAAAAAGATTTAGTCTCTATTCTAGAAGAAAAAGATAATTCACTATTAGTACAGGTTGCTGATTATAAGATCCAATTTTCTCTTGAAGATGATTTAGTTTCTTGTCCTTGTAGCATGTTTCAAAAAAGAGGTTATTGTTCTCATTTAGCTGCAGTTGAACATTATTTGAAAAATCACCCCAAAGGTAAAAATTTGGCTGATAATTTGTTGGCTGATGAACAAAAATTTGAAGAAAGAAAAGAGAAAACTTCCTTTGGCAGCCTTTTCCTTGATGGTTTAAACATGAATGAAGATGATGATGTTAAATATCGTTTATCTGCTCAAGGCAGTCAAAGTCCTTTTTCTTCTGATTTTTGGTGGACTTTGAAAATCAATCGTTTACCCGATGAACGTTCTTATGTTATTCGTGATATAAAAGCTTTTTTATTATTGGTGAAGAAGGAATCTTATTATCAGATAGGAAAAAATTACTATGAACCGCTTTCCTTGCTGCAATTTGATACTGCCAGTCAGGAGTTAATTGAGTTTTTATGGCGCATTCTGCCAGATTCAAATCAAGTAGACACAGATTTTATTATGCCTAATCATGCCCGTAATTTAACTTTTACGAGCGGTTTTTTGGAAGAAGGAGTGACACTTTTAAACCAACTCTATGATTTCTCTTTTGAAGGAGAGCATCAGGATTATCATACTATTAATTTTGCAGAGTTGGATAGTTCCAATCAATTTTATCATTTTAAGATAGTTGTTCATCGTCAGTCAATTGAGTTGATTATCAAAGAAAAAACAGCAACTTTTTTCTTTGATAATCACTATTTGCTCTATCATAATACCTTTTATCATCTGAACAATAAGCAAAGAAAATTGGTAACTGCAATTAGAAGTCTGCCTTTAGAAAAAGACTTGGCGAAACATATTTATTTTGATTTTGAAGATCAGGCCAAATTGGCAGCAAGCCTTTTAGACTTTAAGACTCTTGGTGAAGTTGAAGCACCAGCAAGTTTTGATATTCGTGATTTTGATGTGGTGTTTACGTTCAGTCTATTAGCTAATCGAGAAATTCTGTTGGAATTGACTTTTGATTATGGACAGATAAAAGTGTCCAATACCAAGGAAAGAGAGGCTCTTCCTTTTACTAGCAACTTTAAAAAAGAAAAAAAGATTACTAATCTTTTGAAACAGTATGGCTTTTCACAAGGCTTTAGGTCTTATCATCCCCCTTTACTAGATGAAGAGCTTTATAACTTTTTTACAAAGACCTTAAGTCATTTTGAACGGTTTGGTAAGGTATTGCTTTCACCTTCTATTGAAGCGTTACGTTATCTTGAAAAACCTCAAATTGATATTAAGACCAATCAGGGATTGTTGGATATTTCTTTTGATTTTTCAACAATTTTTGAAAATGATATTGATAATGCTTTAACAGCACTTTTTGAAAACCATTCCTATTTTGTTAGCCAATCAGGAAAATTAATTATCTTTGATGAAGAAACCCAAAAGGTTAGCCAAGCGCTGCAAAACCTGCGTACCCAAAAACCTCATCATGGACATTTGCAGATTAATAAATTTGCAGCTTATCAGGTCTCTGAAACCCTTCAGAATATGGATAATGTTTACTTTTCAGAGGACTTCAGTCAATTAGTCAAAGATCTACGGCACCCAGAAGATTTTTCTTTACCAGAATTTGAAGTTAATGCCAATTTACGTGATTATCAGCTCAGAGGTATCAAATGGATGTCTATGCTTGATAAGTACGGTTTTGGTGGTATTTTAGCTGATGATATGGGCTTGGGAAAAACTTTGCAGACCCTTTCTTTTTTAACAAGCCGCTTAGATAAAGATTCTAAAGTCTTGATTTTATCACCTTCGAGTTTGATTTATAATTGGCAAGATGAATGTCAAAAGTTCACCCCCCAGTTAGATGTTGCTGTCTCATATGGTTTAAAGGCAGTAAGAGATGAGATTATTGCAGAAAATCATCAAATTACAATTACCAGTTATGCATCGTTCAGGCAAGATTTTAATCTCTATAATCAACTGAACTTTGACTATTTAATCTTAGATGAAGCTCAAGTTATGAAAAATACTCAGACCAAAATAGCACAAAGTTTGCGTGCTTTTGATGTCAAAAATTGTTTTGCTTTATCAGGTACACCTATTGAAAATAAACTTTTAGAGATTTGGTCCATTTTTCAAATTGTTTTGCCTGGACTTTTACCTACTAAAAAAGAATTTCTTAAGATGGATCCGCAAAGTGTGGCTCGCTATATCAGTCCTTTTATCATGCGCCGCCGCAAAGAGGATGTCCTACCTGAATTGCCAGATTTGATTGAAATTAATTATCATAATGAATTGATAGATAGTCAAAAGGCGATTTACTTGGCACAATTGCGGCAGATGCAAGACAGCATTCGTCATTCTTCTGATTCTGAAATTAATCGGCAAAAAATTGAAATTCTTTCAGGTATCACACGTCTACGTCAAATTTGCGATACGCCAAAACTTTTTATGAATTATGATGATGACAGTGGGAAATTGGCCAGTTTACGTGAGCTTCTACTACAGATCAAAGAAAATGGGCACCGAGCACTTATCTTCTCTCAGTTTCGTGATATGCTTGATCTAGCAGAAACAGAAATAGAGGCCTTAGGTTTAACGAGTTATAAGATGACGGGTTCAACTCCTGCTAATGAGCGTCAAGAAATGACGCATGCTTTTAATAATGGCAGTAAGGACACCTTTTTAATTTCCTTGAAAGCTGGTGGTGTCGGTCTTAACCTAACAGGAGCAGATACGGTCGTTTTGATTGATCTATGGTGGAATCCAGCCATCGAGATGCAGGCTATTAGTCGCGCTCATCGTATTGGTCAAAAAGAGAATGTTGAGGTTTACCGTATGATTACTCGAGGAACAATAGAAGAGAAAATTTTAGAACTCCAAGAAAGCAAGAAGAATTTAGTGACAACTGTGTTAGATGGAAATGAGAGTCGTGCCAGTATGAGTATTGAAGAAATAAAAGAAATTTTAGGAATTTCTTCATGA
- the fabD gene encoding ACP S-malonyltransferase, translating into MAKTAFLFAGQGAQKLGMASDLYETYPIVKETFKTAQSILKYDIRDLIDHDSEKLNQTRYTQPAILTTSVAIYRLLKEKGYHPDIVAGLSLGEYSALIAAGAISFEDALALVVKRGEFMETAAPAGVGKMVAVMNTDSRLIEEICQKASSKGIVSPANYNTPTQIVIGGEVAAVDYAVELLREAGSKRLISLKVSGPFHTALLESASQKLAQALENIKFSDFTLPLVGNTEAEIMEEQEIKPLLARQVKEPVRFYESIAVMQKFGVNNYVEIGPGKVLSGFVKKIDKSVKISAVEDLASLQAFLDN; encoded by the coding sequence ATGGCAAAGACAGCATTTTTATTTGCCGGTCAAGGAGCTCAAAAACTTGGTATGGCAAGTGATTTGTATGAAACTTACCCAATTGTTAAAGAAACTTTTAAAACCGCTCAGTCAATTTTGAAATATGATATCCGTGATTTAATTGATCACGATAGCGAAAAGCTTAATCAAACACGCTATACACAGCCTGCAATTCTTACAACTTCAGTAGCTATTTATCGTCTTTTGAAAGAAAAAGGTTATCACCCCGATATTGTGGCTGGACTTTCACTAGGAGAATATTCTGCTCTTATTGCAGCAGGAGCCATTTCGTTTGAAGATGCCTTGGCCTTGGTTGTTAAACGCGGTGAATTTATGGAAACAGCAGCACCTGCTGGAGTGGGGAAAATGGTTGCTGTTATGAATACTGATTCTAGGCTCATTGAAGAGATTTGCCAGAAGGCCAGCTCTAAAGGCATTGTTAGTCCAGCTAATTATAATACTCCTACACAAATTGTTATAGGCGGTGAAGTGGCAGCTGTTGATTATGCCGTGGAACTTTTAAGGGAAGCTGGTAGTAAACGCTTGATTTCTCTTAAAGTTTCTGGTCCCTTTCATACGGCCCTTTTAGAATCTGCTAGTCAAAAATTGGCTCAAGCTTTGGAAAATATTAAGTTTTCAGATTTCACGCTTCCACTAGTGGGGAACACTGAGGCTGAAATTATGGAGGAACAGGAGATTAAACCTTTGCTTGCTCGTCAAGTTAAGGAACCTGTTCGCTTCTATGAATCTATTGCTGTAATGCAAAAATTTGGTGTGAATAACTATGTTGAAATTGGACCTGGTAAGGTCTTGAGTGGTTTTGTGAAAAAGATCGACAAATCTGTTAAGATTTCAGCTGTTGAAGACTTAGCTAGTCTGCAGGCTTTCTTAGATAACTAG